One stretch of Corallococcus soli DNA includes these proteins:
- a CDS encoding SDR family oxidoreductase: MKPLEGRIALVAGATRGAGRGIATMLGEAGATVYCTGRSVRGRPASGENRPETIEETAELVTARGGKGIAVRVDHSVEAEVEALCQRIRAEAGRLDVLVNDIWGGESLAELGVPFWKQSAQNARLMFERAIVTHVITSRHAVPLMLERDRGLIVEVTDGDHFGYRGALAYDVTKMAVIRLAFAMSRDLRRTNVTALAVTPGFLRSEEMLDGFGVKEANWRDGAKVHPDFIASETPSFVGRAVAALAADPHVHQRAGRVVASWTLAREYGFTDLDGSQPHWAEYFEKTYGKRYPVADDAAYSTWFGGPVEIALPDWPVY, translated from the coding sequence ATGAAGCCACTTGAAGGACGGATTGCCCTGGTCGCGGGCGCGACGCGGGGCGCGGGGCGTGGAATCGCGACGATGCTGGGGGAGGCGGGCGCGACGGTGTACTGCACCGGGCGCAGCGTGCGGGGGCGGCCGGCGAGCGGGGAGAACCGGCCGGAGACGATTGAAGAGACGGCGGAGCTCGTCACCGCGCGGGGCGGGAAGGGCATCGCGGTGCGGGTGGACCACTCCGTGGAGGCGGAGGTGGAGGCGCTGTGCCAGCGCATCCGCGCGGAGGCGGGACGGCTGGACGTGCTCGTCAACGACATCTGGGGCGGGGAGTCCCTGGCGGAGCTGGGGGTGCCGTTCTGGAAGCAGTCGGCCCAGAACGCCCGCTTGATGTTCGAGCGCGCCATCGTCACCCACGTCATCACCAGCCGCCACGCGGTGCCGCTGATGCTGGAGCGCGACCGGGGGCTCATCGTGGAGGTGACGGACGGGGACCACTTCGGCTACCGGGGCGCGCTGGCGTACGACGTGACGAAGATGGCCGTCATCCGGCTGGCCTTCGCGATGTCGCGCGACCTGCGCCGCACGAACGTCACCGCGCTCGCCGTGACGCCGGGCTTCCTGCGCTCGGAGGAGATGCTGGACGGCTTCGGGGTGAAGGAGGCGAACTGGCGCGACGGGGCGAAGGTGCACCCGGACTTCATCGCGTCGGAGACCCCCAGCTTCGTGGGCCGCGCGGTGGCGGCGCTCGCGGCGGACCCCCACGTACACCAGCGGGCGGGGCGCGTCGTCGCGTCGTGGACGCTGGCGCGCGAGTACGGCTTCACCGACCTGGATGGCTCCCAGCCGCACTGGGCGGAGTACTTCGAGAAGACCTACGGCAAGCGCTACCCCGTCGCGGACGACGCGGCCTATTCGACCTGGTTCGGGGGCCCCGTCGAGATCGCGCTCCCCGACTGGCCCGTCTACTGA
- a CDS encoding Ig-like domain-containing alpha-2-macroglobulin family protein yields the protein MRRISLLALVCLVVTACSRGDKDAKDGVPDAGLASASSPKRGGIAVEPLPEPPALQIDPSELADQGPLSVVAARPQGKANGNIRPTITFTKPMIALGTVAQERGLAAPAKIEPALQGEWRWVGSASVEFVPQAGVKLATQYTVTVPAGLKAMDGTTLDAPYTFEFETTRPALQSAQPEVEFRWLQPEQVFTLVFNQKVKDLPQHARLEPAGGAPVPLTLVKETAFADMKEAQVGSGPERKSQDRRVKYELKPAQKLPPGTRFTLVVDGSLTGVEGPLAMEEAVRHGYATYGALKVESAGACVFTWGDEPCSYGPLTLHTSNELDVTSLKGKVTLEPKAEIDWDRVQTQMPWSGSELRYPYVSLPGRFRPGTTYKIKVAAGYKDLFGQTGPAFEGQVKLSDVEPSFDSGSDEALVEASGDGSLPLIVTNVPEVEAELWSLSPSQLAQMLASGNAWPSTEPIRTTVDTTAARNVQRSVPFDLRQAFSGAKTGLFIARLNAPVLKQRFPRRIVGQVTDLAVHAKLGATSGVVWVTSLKTGAPVPDAQLTLWDKEGTEHWAGKTDANGLAKVPGLSELIRVKRESSWETPWAMVSAQKDTDVGVTLSTWQGGMSPGAFSLMSAWDGLTPEGLGFVFADRGIYRPGDEVMLKGVTRYRQLGVLKSPPAGSKAQVTVTSSRGEKVFQGEAAITKYGTFSANMKLGADAPLGFYDVAATLKIAGETVSYGGMFRVEEYRAPQFRVDVAVPQQHVAAGEALTARVEARYLFGGAMGNSQVRWSVGRVSSFFTPPGNEAFTFGVNTWWWDDEQPEHSSETFATGDGRTDATGQLALALGTAETPGGKTWEYTLEAEVEDVNRQRIANRNLITVHPADVYAGLRMLSTGFAEAGKEVALELVAVTPAGQRQEGIAVDVNVKRREWKSIRKKGDGGQYFTVTEPVELEVSKCSVKSAATPQACRFTPALPGLYVLEAVATDAKGRKATTRDSLYVTGSGWVSWQRNDTDRIDLVADKQLYDVGDTAKILVKSPYPEAEALVTVEREGVLSVRRVKLKGSATALDIPLGDGAIPNVFVGVVLVRGRVESAKGIESGDDPGRPAVRVGYTELKVEKKQKRLSVALTPDAQDKRPRDKVTVNVAVKDAAGKGAKSEVTLWAVDEGVLRMTGYQAPDPVEQLFPLRGLSVRIGEPLIHLVLRKLYGEKGSRPGGSGGSDTSGSGFRSNFKTTAVFQSVETDDQGLAKVEFTLPDNLTTFRIMAIAVTDADRFGVGESKVQVAKPLLALPALPRMVRVGDKAEAGVVIHTTNPAIKEAKVTAHLTGVRVEGPAEKTVTLVDGKAREVRFTFVAEQPGTAVLRFSVAGGGETDGVEQKIPVQLPVGLEAVATYGDTTSERVEGLKPPGGVRPGVGGLTVTMASTVMGGFEESMNQLVDYPYGCLEQMSSRLVPFVALRELSGKFGVAWTGGSEEQKQEFVRGFLSDDAMKTQGTLDPDAVVMATVRKIEALQSHEGGFRFWASSECSSPYASAYATLALARAKEVGYAVNEAGLAKAKKFLADKVAAGVCTPCGSGCAAPNMETRVFALYTLARTGSPRPSYYNELFEKRQSLPLFSQAMLTDAIFVGKGNRAQGQRLLQELLNKAQETAAGVHFQETDAKTYAPLWSSDTRTTALVLQTLVGITPDHPYVSKMGRYLASAREGDGRFRNTQEAAFTLMALSDVVRRKETAVPEFEAVVKLGGQVIASADFKGRDLGVKTVQVPVEKLGTADKAQPLTFGVNGTGNLYYGALLRYAPAVMPLDPMDRGLIVQRWFEPYDGGGQAKAARAGELVRVRVRVATPMRRHFVVVDVPLPAGLEAVDTSLATTAKLPGPVGSGEEEGPGEGYDYESGEDLSETDAPASPWVTRFWSPFNHTEMRDDRVMFFADELPPGVHVTSFVARATTPGDFVLKPAKAEEMYAPEVFGRSEGGRFPVLMPEEVATK from the coding sequence ATGCGCAGAATTTCATTGCTCGCCCTCGTGTGCCTCGTCGTCACCGCGTGTTCGCGCGGAGACAAGGACGCGAAGGACGGCGTCCCGGATGCCGGCCTCGCGTCGGCTTCGTCCCCGAAGCGCGGCGGTATCGCCGTCGAACCCCTGCCGGAGCCCCCCGCGCTCCAGATCGATCCTTCGGAGCTCGCGGACCAGGGCCCGCTGAGCGTCGTGGCCGCGCGGCCCCAGGGCAAGGCGAACGGCAACATCCGGCCGACCATCACCTTCACCAAGCCGATGATCGCCCTGGGCACGGTGGCCCAGGAGCGCGGGCTGGCGGCGCCCGCGAAGATTGAGCCCGCGCTGCAGGGCGAGTGGCGCTGGGTGGGCTCCGCGAGCGTGGAGTTCGTGCCCCAGGCGGGCGTGAAGCTGGCGACGCAGTACACGGTGACGGTGCCCGCGGGCCTCAAGGCCATGGACGGCACCACGCTGGATGCGCCCTACACCTTCGAGTTCGAGACGACGCGCCCCGCGCTCCAGTCCGCGCAGCCGGAGGTGGAGTTCCGCTGGCTGCAGCCCGAACAGGTCTTCACGCTGGTGTTCAACCAGAAGGTGAAGGACCTGCCCCAGCACGCGCGCCTGGAGCCGGCGGGCGGCGCCCCGGTGCCGCTCACGCTGGTGAAGGAGACGGCCTTCGCGGACATGAAGGAAGCGCAGGTGGGCAGCGGCCCGGAGCGCAAGTCACAGGACCGGCGCGTGAAGTACGAGCTGAAGCCCGCGCAGAAGCTGCCCCCCGGCACCCGGTTCACCCTGGTGGTGGACGGGTCGCTGACGGGCGTGGAAGGCCCGCTGGCGATGGAGGAGGCCGTGCGCCACGGCTACGCCACCTACGGCGCGCTCAAGGTGGAGTCCGCGGGCGCGTGCGTGTTCACCTGGGGCGACGAGCCGTGCTCCTACGGCCCGCTGACCCTGCACACGTCGAACGAGCTGGACGTGACCTCCCTCAAGGGCAAGGTGACGCTGGAGCCGAAGGCGGAGATCGACTGGGACCGCGTCCAGACGCAGATGCCGTGGTCGGGCTCGGAGCTGAGGTACCCCTACGTGTCGCTGCCCGGCCGCTTCCGCCCCGGCACCACGTACAAGATCAAGGTGGCCGCGGGCTACAAGGACCTCTTCGGCCAGACGGGCCCCGCCTTCGAGGGCCAGGTGAAGCTGTCGGACGTGGAGCCCTCGTTCGACTCCGGCTCCGACGAGGCGCTGGTGGAGGCCTCCGGTGACGGTTCGCTGCCGCTCATCGTCACCAACGTCCCGGAGGTGGAGGCGGAGCTGTGGTCCCTGTCGCCCTCGCAGCTCGCGCAGATGCTGGCCTCTGGCAACGCGTGGCCGTCCACCGAACCCATCAGGACGACCGTCGACACGACGGCCGCGCGCAACGTGCAGCGCTCGGTGCCGTTCGACCTGCGCCAGGCGTTCAGCGGCGCGAAGACGGGCCTGTTCATCGCGCGGCTGAACGCGCCGGTGCTCAAGCAGCGCTTCCCGCGCCGCATCGTGGGGCAGGTGACGGACCTGGCGGTGCACGCGAAGCTGGGGGCCACCTCCGGCGTGGTGTGGGTGACGTCGCTCAAGACGGGCGCGCCGGTGCCGGACGCGCAGCTCACGCTGTGGGACAAGGAGGGCACGGAGCACTGGGCGGGCAAGACGGACGCCAACGGGCTCGCGAAGGTGCCGGGCCTGTCGGAGCTCATCCGCGTCAAGCGCGAGTCGAGCTGGGAGACGCCGTGGGCCATGGTGTCCGCGCAGAAGGACACGGACGTCGGCGTGACGCTGTCCACATGGCAGGGGGGCATGTCGCCCGGCGCGTTCTCGCTGATGAGCGCGTGGGACGGCCTCACCCCGGAGGGCCTGGGCTTCGTGTTCGCCGACCGCGGCATCTACCGCCCGGGCGACGAGGTGATGCTCAAGGGCGTGACGCGCTACCGCCAGCTGGGCGTGCTCAAGTCGCCGCCCGCGGGCTCCAAGGCGCAGGTGACGGTGACCAGCTCGCGCGGCGAGAAGGTCTTCCAGGGCGAAGCGGCCATCACGAAGTACGGCACGTTCAGCGCGAACATGAAGCTGGGCGCGGACGCGCCGCTGGGCTTCTACGACGTGGCCGCGACGCTGAAGATCGCCGGTGAGACGGTGAGCTACGGCGGCATGTTCCGCGTGGAGGAGTACCGCGCGCCGCAGTTCCGCGTGGACGTGGCGGTGCCCCAGCAGCACGTGGCGGCGGGCGAGGCGCTCACCGCGCGCGTGGAGGCGCGCTACCTGTTCGGCGGCGCCATGGGCAACTCGCAGGTGCGCTGGAGCGTGGGCCGGGTCAGCTCCTTCTTCACGCCGCCGGGCAACGAGGCGTTCACCTTCGGCGTGAACACCTGGTGGTGGGACGACGAGCAGCCGGAGCACAGCAGTGAGACGTTCGCCACGGGCGACGGCCGCACGGACGCCACCGGGCAGCTGGCGCTGGCGCTGGGCACCGCGGAGACGCCGGGCGGCAAGACGTGGGAGTACACGCTGGAGGCGGAGGTGGAGGACGTCAACCGCCAGCGCATCGCCAACCGCAACCTCATCACCGTGCACCCCGCGGACGTGTACGCGGGCCTGCGGATGCTCTCCACGGGCTTCGCGGAGGCCGGCAAGGAGGTGGCCCTGGAGCTGGTGGCGGTGACGCCCGCGGGCCAGCGGCAGGAAGGCATCGCGGTGGACGTGAACGTCAAGCGCCGCGAGTGGAAGTCCATCCGCAAGAAGGGCGACGGCGGCCAGTACTTCACCGTGACGGAGCCGGTGGAGCTGGAGGTGTCGAAGTGCTCGGTGAAGAGCGCGGCCACGCCGCAGGCGTGCAGGTTCACCCCGGCCCTGCCCGGCCTGTACGTGCTGGAGGCCGTGGCGACGGACGCGAAGGGCCGCAAGGCGACGACGCGCGACTCGCTCTACGTCACCGGCTCCGGCTGGGTGTCGTGGCAGCGCAACGACACGGATCGCATCGACCTGGTGGCGGACAAGCAGCTCTATGACGTGGGCGACACCGCGAAGATTTTGGTGAAGAGCCCGTACCCGGAGGCGGAGGCGCTGGTGACGGTGGAGCGCGAGGGCGTGCTCAGCGTGCGTCGCGTGAAGCTCAAGGGCAGCGCCACGGCGCTGGACATCCCGCTGGGTGACGGGGCCATCCCCAACGTCTTCGTGGGCGTGGTGCTGGTGCGGGGCCGCGTGGAGTCCGCCAAGGGCATCGAGTCCGGGGACGATCCGGGCCGCCCCGCGGTGCGCGTGGGCTACACCGAGCTGAAGGTGGAGAAGAAGCAGAAGCGCCTGTCGGTGGCGCTGACGCCGGACGCGCAGGACAAGCGGCCGCGCGACAAGGTGACGGTGAACGTCGCGGTGAAGGACGCGGCGGGCAAGGGCGCGAAGTCGGAGGTGACGCTGTGGGCCGTGGACGAAGGCGTGCTGCGCATGACGGGCTACCAGGCGCCGGATCCGGTGGAGCAGCTGTTCCCGCTGCGCGGCCTGTCGGTGCGCATCGGCGAGCCGCTCATCCACCTGGTGCTGCGCAAGCTGTACGGTGAGAAGGGCTCGCGGCCGGGCGGCTCCGGTGGTTCGGACACGTCGGGCTCCGGCTTCCGGTCCAACTTCAAGACGACGGCGGTGTTCCAGTCGGTGGAGACGGACGACCAGGGCCTGGCGAAGGTGGAGTTCACGCTGCCGGACAACCTGACCACCTTCCGCATCATGGCCATCGCGGTGACGGACGCGGACCGCTTCGGCGTGGGGGAGAGCAAGGTGCAGGTGGCCAAGCCGCTGCTGGCGCTGCCGGCGCTGCCCCGCATGGTGCGCGTGGGCGACAAGGCGGAGGCGGGCGTGGTCATCCACACCACGAACCCGGCCATCAAGGAGGCGAAGGTCACCGCGCACCTCACAGGCGTGCGCGTGGAGGGCCCGGCGGAGAAGACGGTGACGCTGGTGGACGGCAAGGCCCGGGAGGTGCGCTTCACCTTCGTGGCGGAGCAGCCCGGCACCGCGGTCCTGCGCTTCTCCGTGGCGGGTGGCGGGGAGACGGACGGGGTGGAGCAGAAGATCCCCGTGCAGCTCCCGGTGGGCCTGGAGGCGGTGGCCACCTACGGCGACACCACCAGCGAGCGGGTGGAGGGGCTCAAGCCGCCGGGCGGCGTGCGTCCCGGCGTGGGCGGCCTGACGGTGACGATGGCGTCCACGGTGATGGGCGGCTTCGAGGAGTCGATGAACCAGCTGGTGGACTACCCCTACGGCTGCCTGGAGCAGATGTCGTCGCGGCTGGTGCCGTTCGTCGCGCTGCGCGAGCTGTCCGGCAAGTTCGGGGTGGCCTGGACGGGCGGCTCGGAGGAGCAGAAGCAGGAGTTCGTGCGCGGCTTCCTCAGTGACGACGCCATGAAGACGCAGGGCACGTTGGATCCGGACGCGGTGGTGATGGCGACGGTGCGCAAGATCGAAGCGCTCCAGTCCCACGAGGGGGGCTTCCGGTTCTGGGCCTCCAGCGAGTGCTCGTCGCCGTATGCCTCCGCGTACGCGACGCTCGCGCTCGCGCGGGCGAAGGAGGTGGGCTACGCGGTGAACGAGGCAGGGCTCGCCAAGGCGAAGAAGTTCCTGGCGGACAAGGTCGCCGCGGGCGTCTGCACCCCGTGCGGTTCGGGCTGTGCGGCCCCGAACATGGAGACGCGCGTCTTCGCGCTCTACACGCTGGCGCGCACGGGTTCGCCCCGGCCGTCGTACTACAACGAGCTGTTCGAGAAGCGGCAGTCGCTGCCGCTCTTCTCCCAGGCGATGCTGACGGACGCCATCTTCGTGGGGAAGGGCAACCGCGCGCAGGGACAGAGGCTCCTCCAGGAGCTCCTGAACAAGGCGCAGGAGACGGCCGCGGGGGTGCACTTCCAGGAGACGGACGCGAAGACGTACGCGCCGCTCTGGTCGTCGGACACGCGCACCACGGCGCTGGTGCTCCAGACGCTGGTGGGCATCACGCCGGATCACCCCTACGTGTCGAAGATGGGCCGCTACCTGGCGTCCGCTCGCGAAGGGGATGGCCGGTTCCGCAACACCCAGGAGGCGGCCTTCACGCTGATGGCGCTGTCGGACGTGGTGCGCCGCAAGGAGACGGCCGTGCCGGAGTTCGAGGCGGTGGTGAAGCTGGGCGGGCAGGTGATCGCGTCCGCCGACTTCAAGGGCCGCGACCTGGGCGTGAAGACGGTGCAGGTGCCGGTGGAGAAGCTGGGCACGGCGGACAAGGCGCAGCCGCTGACCTTCGGCGTCAACGGCACGGGCAACCTCTACTACGGGGCGCTCTTGCGCTACGCGCCGGCGGTGATGCCGTTGGACCCGATGGACCGGGGCCTCATCGTCCAGCGCTGGTTCGAGCCGTACGACGGCGGCGGTCAGGCGAAGGCGGCGCGCGCGGGTGAGCTGGTGCGCGTGCGCGTGCGCGTGGCGACGCCCATGCGCCGCCACTTCGTCGTGGTGGACGTGCCGCTGCCCGCGGGCCTGGAGGCGGTGGACACGTCGCTGGCCACCACCGCGAAGCTGCCCGGGCCGGTGGGCTCCGGCGAGGAGGAGGGCCCCGGCGAGGGCTACGACTACGAGAGCGGGGAGGACCTGTCGGAGACGGACGCGCCGGCCAGCCCCTGGGTGACGCGCTTCTGGTCGCCGTTCAACCACACGGAGATGCGGGATGACCGGGTCATGTTCTTCGCGGACGAGCTGCCGCCCGGCGTGCACGTGACGAGCTTCGTCGCCCGGGCCACGACGCCGGGTGACTTCGTGCTCAAGCCCGCGAAGGCGGAGGAGATGTACGCGCCGGAGGTCTTCGGTCGCTCCGAGGGCGGGCGCTTCCCGGTGCTGATGCCCGAAGAGGTCGCGACGAAGTGA